A stretch of Anaeromyxobacter dehalogenans 2CP-1 DNA encodes these proteins:
- a CDS encoding NAD(P)/FAD-dependent oxidoreductase, with the protein MGKRALVLGGGFAGLESAVRLRARGFEVTLVSDRPYLFIHPTSIWIPTGELAFDDACLDLAGVAARRGFELRVGKVEEIEGASRRAKVDGRRLAADHLVVALGASRLRPEGVEHTVTLGGDPAAATSFRMALEALLARGRGRIAVGFGGNPKAPSAVRGGPAFEVGFNLDALLRRRGLRDRFELTFFAPMARPGERMGAKAVEAVGRMLARQGIAARTGRKILSFDAGGVALEGGERIDADLVAFLPAGDGHPLARASDLPLDEAGFVRVDSGCAVPGMPGVWAVGDVAALEGPAWRAKQGHLAQAMARVAADNAASCEAGGAPCASYLGHLAIVCLMDTGTGGALVYRDDRTERLVPLPVVGHWMKKAWGRYFKAERRGVVPRFPGM; encoded by the coding sequence ATGGGGAAGCGAGCACTGGTGCTGGGCGGCGGCTTCGCCGGCCTGGAGAGCGCGGTCCGGCTGCGCGCGCGCGGCTTCGAGGTCACGCTGGTCTCCGACCGGCCCTACCTGTTCATCCACCCCACCTCGATCTGGATCCCGACCGGCGAGCTGGCGTTCGACGACGCCTGCCTGGACCTCGCCGGCGTGGCCGCGCGCCGCGGGTTCGAGCTGCGCGTCGGGAAGGTCGAGGAGATCGAGGGCGCCTCCCGGCGGGCGAAGGTGGACGGGCGCCGGCTCGCCGCCGACCACCTGGTGGTCGCGCTCGGCGCCTCCCGGCTCCGGCCGGAGGGGGTCGAGCACACGGTGACGCTCGGCGGGGACCCCGCCGCCGCCACCTCGTTCCGCATGGCGCTGGAGGCGCTGCTCGCGCGAGGCCGCGGGCGCATCGCGGTCGGCTTCGGCGGGAACCCCAAGGCGCCCTCGGCGGTGCGCGGGGGCCCGGCGTTCGAGGTGGGGTTCAACCTCGACGCGCTCCTGCGCCGGCGCGGCCTGCGCGACCGGTTCGAGCTGACGTTCTTCGCGCCCATGGCGCGGCCCGGCGAGCGCATGGGCGCGAAGGCGGTGGAGGCCGTGGGGCGGATGCTGGCGCGCCAGGGCATCGCCGCCCGCACCGGCCGGAAGATCCTGTCCTTCGACGCGGGCGGGGTGGCGCTGGAGGGCGGCGAGCGCATCGACGCCGACCTGGTCGCGTTCCTCCCGGCAGGCGATGGGCACCCGCTCGCGAGGGCGTCCGACCTGCCGCTCGACGAGGCCGGCTTCGTGCGCGTGGACTCGGGCTGCGCCGTCCCCGGGATGCCGGGGGTGTGGGCGGTCGGCGACGTGGCCGCGCTGGAGGGGCCGGCGTGGCGCGCGAAGCAGGGACACCTGGCGCAGGCGATGGCGCGGGTCGCCGCGGACAACGCCGCCTCCTGCGAGGCGGGCGGTGCGCCGTGCGCGAGCTACCTCGGGCACCTCGCGATCGTGTGCCTGATGGACACCGGCACCGGCGGCGCGCTGGTGTACCGGGATGATCGGACGGAGCGCCTGGTGCCGCTGCCGGTGGTGGGCCACTGGATGAAGAAGGCGTGGGGACGGTACTTCAAGGCGGAGCGGCGCGGGGTGGTGCCGAGGTTTCCGGGGATGTAG
- a CDS encoding homoserine dehydrogenase, with the protein MSRAAPRPLRLALAGFGNVGRTFAELLPGPYGRALRAEGAAPVVTAIFTNRHGAAIDPRGLPLRRALRLVRAGGSLDALHRGPPVASALDLVRRAPADVLVELTPLAPTTGEPAISLARAALGRGLHVVTANKGPVAHARARLARLAARNGVRFLHEGAVLDGTPVFNLVERCLPGARILGFRGLLNSTTTRVLAGMEAGASFEAALADAQRAGVAEADPRHDLEGWDAAVKACALANALMGADVRPAAVERRGITGLGPEDVRAARGRGAVLRLVARARRDGRAVRVSVGPEEVADGDVLVSRGADGVLVLETDLMREIGIWEGAGGVDQTAYAILSDLVAIARGRRRR; encoded by the coding sequence ATGTCCCGCGCCGCCCCCCGCCCGCTCCGCCTCGCGCTCGCCGGCTTCGGCAACGTCGGCCGGACCTTCGCCGAGCTGCTCCCTGGTCCGTACGGCCGCGCGCTCCGCGCCGAGGGCGCGGCGCCTGTCGTCACCGCCATCTTCACGAACCGTCACGGGGCCGCGATCGATCCGCGCGGGCTGCCGCTCCGGCGCGCGCTGCGGCTGGTGCGCGCCGGCGGCTCGCTCGACGCGCTCCACCGCGGGCCGCCGGTCGCCTCGGCGCTCGACCTCGTCCGCCGCGCGCCGGCCGACGTGCTGGTGGAGCTGACCCCCCTCGCGCCCACCACCGGCGAGCCGGCCATCTCGCTGGCCCGCGCCGCGCTGGGGCGCGGGCTGCACGTGGTGACCGCGAACAAGGGGCCGGTGGCGCACGCCCGCGCGCGGCTGGCGCGCCTCGCGGCACGGAACGGCGTGCGCTTCCTGCACGAGGGCGCCGTGCTCGACGGGACGCCGGTGTTCAACCTGGTGGAGCGTTGCCTGCCCGGCGCGCGGATCCTCGGCTTCCGCGGCCTGCTCAACAGCACCACCACCCGCGTCCTCGCCGGCATGGAGGCCGGGGCGAGCTTCGAGGCGGCGCTCGCCGACGCGCAGCGCGCCGGCGTGGCGGAGGCCGACCCGCGGCACGACCTCGAGGGCTGGGACGCGGCGGTGAAGGCCTGCGCGCTCGCGAACGCGCTCATGGGCGCGGACGTGCGGCCCGCCGCCGTCGAGCGCCGGGGCATCACCGGCCTCGGCCCCGAGGACGTCCGCGCCGCCCGCGGGCGCGGGGCGGTGCTCCGCCTCGTCGCCCGGGCGCGGCGCGACGGCCGCGCGGTGCGGGTGAGCGTGGGGCCGGAGGAGGTCGCGGACGGCGACGTGCTCGTCTCGCGGGGCGCCGACGGCGTGCTCGTGCTCGAGACCGACCTCATGCGCGAGATCGGCATCTGGGAGGGCGCCGGCGGGGTGGACCAGACCGCCTACGCGATCCTGTCCGACCTGGTGGCGATCGCCCGCGGGCGCCGGCGCCGCTGA
- a CDS encoding NADP-dependent malic enzyme, which produces MASDFTPPQNPPSSPVPKKKIRREDALAYHSSGRRGKIEVVPTKPCATARDLALAYSPGVAEPCLEIEKDPDASYLYTARGNLVAVVSNGTAVLGLGNIGPAAGKPVMEGKGVLFKKFADVDVFDINVDALEIDKFCTVVKALEPTFGGINLEDIKAPECFVIEARLKKEMQIPVFHDDQHGTAIISGAALLNALELAGKKIGDVRVVVSGAGASAIACTKFYLTLGVRRENVVMVDTKGVIYRGRTEGMNEWKAEFAADTKARTLADALKGADVLLGCSTKGMVAQEMVRSMAKDPIVFALANPDPEIDYPEAKAAREDVIMATGRSDFPNQVNNVLGFPYIFRGALDVRAKAITEDMKMAAAKALAELAKQDVPDSVSRAYAGEKFRFGRDYIIPKPLDPRVLLWVAPAVAQAAIDGGVARVKLDMDEYRDRLRKMQSRSHQVMGSIFTKAKKKLARIVFPEGHHPKIQQAAEILREEAICEPVLLGPVEAIRRSIADQRLDDLDGVTIIDPMDSPEFARYVARYWELRQRRGITVEEARRRIRTRNYFGAVMLELGEVDGLVTGLTSGYADAVRPSLEVVRTRAGKRAAGVYIVVTKHDFKFFADCTVNIDPDADELAEIAITTSDLARYFEVTPRVAMLSYSTFGSAGGGSPQKMRDAAALVRQRRPDLEVEGEIQVAIATNGDVRVPEFPFSTLKEDANVFVFPNLDSANIAYQLLENVGGAEVIGPVLLGMHKPVNCLQMGCSVQSIVNLAAITALRAQGDQFLF; this is translated from the coding sequence CCGGCCGCAGGGGGAAGATCGAGGTCGTCCCCACCAAGCCGTGCGCCACCGCGCGCGATCTCGCGCTCGCCTACAGCCCGGGCGTGGCCGAGCCGTGCCTCGAGATCGAGAAGGATCCCGACGCTTCGTACCTCTACACGGCGCGTGGAAACCTGGTCGCGGTGGTCTCCAACGGGACCGCGGTGCTCGGCCTCGGCAACATCGGGCCCGCCGCCGGCAAGCCGGTGATGGAGGGCAAGGGCGTCCTCTTCAAGAAGTTCGCCGACGTGGACGTGTTCGACATCAACGTGGACGCGCTCGAGATCGACAAGTTCTGCACGGTGGTGAAGGCGCTCGAGCCCACCTTCGGCGGCATCAACCTCGAGGACATCAAGGCGCCGGAGTGCTTCGTCATCGAGGCGCGCCTGAAGAAGGAGATGCAGATCCCGGTCTTCCACGACGACCAGCACGGCACCGCCATCATCTCCGGCGCGGCCCTGCTGAACGCGCTGGAGCTGGCCGGCAAGAAGATCGGCGACGTGCGCGTGGTGGTCTCCGGCGCCGGCGCGTCCGCCATCGCCTGCACCAAGTTCTACCTGACGCTCGGCGTGCGGCGCGAGAACGTCGTCATGGTGGACACGAAGGGCGTCATCTACCGCGGGCGCACCGAGGGCATGAACGAGTGGAAGGCGGAGTTCGCGGCCGACACCAAGGCCCGCACGCTCGCCGACGCGCTGAAGGGCGCGGACGTGCTGCTGGGCTGCTCCACCAAGGGGATGGTCGCGCAGGAGATGGTCCGCTCGATGGCGAAGGACCCCATCGTCTTCGCGCTCGCCAACCCGGATCCCGAGATCGACTACCCGGAGGCGAAGGCCGCGCGCGAGGACGTCATCATGGCGACCGGGCGCTCCGACTTCCCGAACCAGGTCAACAACGTCCTCGGCTTCCCGTACATCTTCCGCGGCGCGCTCGACGTCCGCGCCAAGGCCATCACCGAGGACATGAAGATGGCGGCGGCGAAGGCGCTCGCCGAGCTGGCCAAGCAGGACGTGCCGGACTCGGTGTCGCGCGCCTACGCCGGCGAGAAGTTCCGCTTCGGCCGCGACTACATCATCCCGAAGCCGCTCGACCCGCGCGTGCTGCTCTGGGTCGCCCCGGCCGTGGCACAGGCCGCCATCGACGGCGGCGTGGCCCGCGTGAAGCTCGACATGGACGAGTACCGCGACCGGCTGCGCAAGATGCAGAGCCGCTCGCACCAGGTGATGGGCTCCATCTTCACCAAGGCGAAGAAGAAGCTCGCCCGGATCGTGTTCCCGGAGGGCCACCACCCGAAGATCCAGCAGGCCGCCGAGATCCTCCGCGAGGAGGCGATCTGCGAGCCGGTGCTGCTCGGGCCGGTGGAGGCGATCCGCCGCTCCATCGCGGACCAGCGGCTCGACGACCTCGACGGCGTGACCATCATCGACCCGATGGACAGCCCCGAGTTCGCGCGCTACGTGGCGCGGTACTGGGAGCTGCGCCAGCGCCGCGGCATCACGGTGGAGGAGGCGCGCCGCCGCATCCGCACGCGCAACTACTTCGGCGCGGTCATGCTCGAGCTGGGCGAGGTGGACGGGCTCGTCACCGGCCTCACCAGCGGCTACGCCGACGCGGTCCGCCCCTCGCTCGAGGTGGTGCGCACCCGCGCCGGCAAGCGCGCGGCCGGCGTGTACATCGTGGTCACGAAGCACGACTTCAAGTTCTTCGCCGACTGCACCGTGAACATCGACCCGGACGCCGACGAGCTGGCCGAGATCGCCATCACCACCAGCGACCTGGCCCGCTACTTCGAGGTGACGCCGCGGGTGGCGATGCTCTCCTACTCGACGTTCGGGTCCGCCGGCGGCGGCAGCCCGCAGAAGATGCGCGACGCCGCGGCGCTGGTCCGCCAGCGCCGTCCGGACCTGGAGGTCGAGGGCGAGATCCAGGTCGCGATCGCGACCAACGGCGACGTCCGCGTGCCCGAGTTCCCGTTCTCGACGCTCAAGGAGGACGCGAACGTGTTCGTCTTCCCGAACCTCGACTCGGCCAACATCGCCTACCAGCTGCTCGAGAACGTGGGCGGCGCCGAGGTCATCGGGCCGGTGCTGCTCGGCATGCACAAGCCGGTGAACTGCCTGCAGATGGGCTGCTCGGTGCAGTCGATCGTGAACCTGGCCGCGATCACGGCGCTGCGCGCGCAGGGCGATCAGTTCCTGTTCTGA
- a CDS encoding ABC transporter permease, with product MIGVDLQIAARNLTRHTRRNLFLGGALAAVTALLVLLSSLTGGVERAMMVSATTLLTGHVNVGGFFKITSGSAAPIVSEYPRALDTVRALVPEIDYVAVRGRGWAKAVSESSSMDLVLGGVDVAQERGFAKVIRPVEGRLEDLAQPDTVLLFQGQADRLKVKVGDVVTLSAPTTRGVNNTADVRVAVIARNVGLLSAFSAFIQGDTLRRLYGLAPTATGALHLYLKDPADAPAVASRLRAALAEAGWRVMEPESQPYWIKLMQKVPSEDWTGQKLDVTTWEDEMGQFKQFILGLRALTALLVFVLMVVVVIGILNTLAIAIRERTREIGTLRAIGMQRRKVLWLFVLETALLGLTGAAAGAAVAAGIALLLNLAGIGVPEGMQLFLMQEKLSFLLQPGAILADVLFLAGVTVVAALLPARRAARLRPVTAMHHIG from the coding sequence GTGATCGGCGTGGACCTCCAGATCGCCGCCCGCAACCTCACCCGGCACACGCGGCGCAACCTGTTCCTGGGCGGCGCGCTCGCGGCGGTGACGGCGCTGCTCGTGCTGCTCTCCAGCCTGACCGGCGGGGTGGAGCGGGCCATGATGGTGTCGGCCACCACCCTGCTCACCGGCCACGTGAACGTGGGCGGGTTCTTCAAGATCACCTCGGGCAGCGCCGCGCCCATCGTGTCCGAGTACCCGCGCGCGCTCGACACGGTGCGGGCGCTCGTCCCGGAGATCGACTACGTCGCGGTGCGCGGGCGCGGCTGGGCCAAGGCCGTCTCCGAGAGCTCGTCGATGGACCTGGTGCTGGGCGGGGTGGACGTGGCCCAGGAGCGCGGGTTCGCGAAGGTGATCCGCCCGGTGGAGGGCCGCCTCGAGGATCTGGCCCAGCCGGACACGGTGCTGCTGTTCCAGGGGCAGGCCGACCGGCTCAAGGTGAAGGTGGGCGACGTGGTGACGCTCTCCGCCCCGACCACCCGCGGCGTCAACAACACCGCCGACGTCCGGGTGGCGGTGATCGCCCGCAACGTCGGGCTGCTCTCCGCGTTCAGCGCCTTCATCCAGGGGGACACGCTGCGCCGGCTCTACGGCCTCGCGCCCACCGCCACCGGCGCGCTGCACCTCTACCTGAAGGACCCGGCCGACGCGCCGGCGGTGGCGAGCCGGCTGCGCGCCGCGCTGGCCGAGGCGGGCTGGCGGGTGATGGAGCCCGAGTCGCAGCCGTACTGGATCAAGCTCATGCAGAAGGTGCCGAGCGAGGACTGGACCGGGCAGAAGCTCGACGTCACCACCTGGGAAGACGAGATGGGCCAGTTCAAGCAGTTCATCCTCGGCCTGCGCGCGCTCACCGCGCTGCTCGTGTTCGTGCTCATGGTGGTGGTCGTCATCGGCATCCTCAACACGCTCGCCATCGCCATCCGCGAGCGGACGCGCGAGATCGGCACGCTGCGCGCCATCGGCATGCAGCGCCGCAAGGTGCTGTGGCTGTTCGTGCTGGAGACGGCGCTGCTCGGCCTCACCGGCGCCGCCGCCGGCGCGGCGGTGGCGGCCGGGATCGCGCTCCTGCTCAACCTGGCCGGCATCGGCGTGCCCGAGGGCATGCAGCTGTTCCTCATGCAGGAGAAGCTCTCGTTCCTGCTCCAGCCCGGCGCCATCCTCGCCGACGTGCTGTTCCTCGCCGGCGTGACCGTCGTGGCCGCGCTGCTCCCCGCCCGACGGGCGGCGCGCCTGCGGCCGGTCACCGCCATGCACCACATCGGCTGA
- a CDS encoding outer membrane lipoprotein-sorting protein yields the protein MHARLAAVLSLAAAALALAAPPAAALGPDELKRVVATLDDRQRNSGDWKALCYMEAKEKGKTDVVYELLVYRRDEDDKQLFLFTKPKAEAGKGYLRIDKNLWSYEPSTGRWERRTERERIGGTDTRRDDLSEPRLSEDYTAEWKGDSKLGVFDVHELVLTVKPGVDVSYPVRRLWVDKATLNILKRQDVALSGRLMRTTYTPRWRKIYSESKKGEVWYPEEIRIYDEIEKGNSTLILIREIDLRSLEANLFTKAWLESKSR from the coding sequence ATGCACGCACGCCTCGCCGCCGTCCTCTCCCTCGCCGCCGCCGCCCTGGCGCTCGCGGCGCCGCCCGCCGCGGCGCTCGGGCCCGACGAGCTGAAGCGCGTGGTCGCCACGCTCGACGACCGCCAGCGCAACTCCGGCGACTGGAAGGCGCTCTGCTACATGGAGGCGAAGGAGAAGGGGAAGACCGACGTCGTCTACGAGCTGCTGGTCTACCGGCGCGACGAGGACGACAAGCAGCTCTTCCTGTTCACCAAGCCCAAGGCCGAGGCCGGCAAGGGCTACCTGCGCATCGACAAGAACCTGTGGAGCTACGAGCCGTCGACCGGCCGGTGGGAGCGGCGCACCGAGCGCGAGCGCATCGGCGGCACCGACACGCGCCGCGACGACCTCTCCGAGCCGCGCCTGTCCGAGGACTACACCGCCGAGTGGAAGGGCGACTCGAAGCTGGGCGTGTTCGACGTGCACGAGCTCGTGCTCACGGTGAAGCCGGGGGTGGACGTCTCCTACCCGGTGCGGCGGCTGTGGGTGGACAAGGCCACCCTCAACATCCTGAAGCGGCAGGACGTGGCGCTCTCCGGCCGGCTCATGCGCACCACCTACACGCCGCGCTGGCGGAAGATCTACTCGGAGTCGAAGAAGGGCGAGGTCTGGTACCCGGAGGAGATCCGCATCTACGACGAGATCGAGAAGGGGAACTCCACCCTGATCCTGATCCGCGAGATCGACCTCCGCTCGCTGGAGGCCAACCTCTTCACCAAGGCCTGGCTCGAGTCGAAGAGCCGGTAG
- a CDS encoding ABC transporter permease, with amino-acid sequence MTGRRDALLVLLRIAFRNLAASKVRTSIIGAIVLGGAFLVVLGLSLLDSIDRGMRTSIQGSLGGQLQVYDARSEDSLELYGGLRGESLLEPIEDFAKVKQVLSTVPNVETVVPMGIDQAMVATGNVFDVALERLRADVRRVEGGDRTPEALRGYEARKAHVRRMVGLLRDELGQARSIADLEGRDAEDRRREWADLTRAADDAFWAGFDRDRYGNLEFLENRIAKLSMDGGFTFIRYVGTDVDAFFRAFQLAQVAEGEMIPRGRRGILVGKQYAEEWLKLRNARRLDQIKEARDRRGRRIADDEELQRWVRENRAGLKDILLQLDPIQAEEATVRLRRALGPAAAAEALPALLARLFDADDASFDARYRIFYDQLAPLLRLYVINVGDTITIKAPAKSGYFNSVNVKVYGFIQFRQIEKSGIAGMMSVMDLQSFRDLYGYMTRERAAEIEAIKRSVGATDLARDDAEAALFGGGGGALEGESRAARIDEGRLLADRRADRPAEDLSTRTYSQEEIDRGVALNAALILRDPARLRETMRDVQAASDRAGLHLKVIDWQQASGLVGQFVTLLRVILYSAVVIFFAIALVIINNAMVMATLQRVKEIGTLRAIGAQRRFVLAMMLVEIASVGLAFGLAGAGLGGLGVWAVRAAGGIPATSDLLNFLFSGPALMPTLGGGSVAVSILVVVVVSVLSGFYPALLAMRVTPVEAMATED; translated from the coding sequence GTGACCGGCCGGCGCGACGCGCTGCTGGTCCTCTTGCGGATCGCGTTCCGCAACCTGGCCGCGAGCAAGGTCCGCACCTCCATCATCGGCGCCATCGTGCTGGGCGGCGCGTTCCTGGTGGTGCTGGGGCTGTCGCTCCTCGACTCGATCGACCGCGGCATGCGCACCTCGATCCAGGGCAGCCTGGGCGGCCAGCTGCAGGTGTACGACGCCCGCTCCGAGGACTCGCTGGAGCTGTACGGCGGCCTCCGCGGCGAGTCGCTGCTCGAGCCCATCGAGGACTTCGCGAAGGTGAAGCAGGTCCTCTCGACGGTCCCGAACGTGGAGACGGTGGTGCCGATGGGCATCGACCAGGCCATGGTCGCCACCGGGAACGTGTTCGACGTCGCCCTGGAGCGGCTCCGCGCCGACGTGCGGCGCGTGGAGGGCGGCGACCGCACGCCGGAGGCGCTGCGCGGCTACGAGGCGCGCAAGGCGCACGTGCGCCGGATGGTGGGCCTGCTCCGCGACGAGCTGGGCCAGGCGCGCAGCATCGCCGACCTGGAGGGCCGCGACGCCGAGGACCGGCGGCGGGAGTGGGCCGACCTGACCCGCGCCGCGGACGACGCGTTCTGGGCCGGGTTCGACCGCGACCGCTACGGCAACCTCGAGTTCCTGGAGAACCGGATCGCGAAGCTGTCCATGGACGGCGGCTTCACGTTCATCCGCTACGTGGGCACCGACGTGGACGCGTTCTTCCGCGCGTTCCAGCTCGCGCAGGTGGCCGAGGGCGAGATGATCCCGCGCGGCCGTCGCGGGATCCTGGTGGGCAAGCAGTACGCCGAGGAGTGGCTGAAGCTCCGGAACGCGCGGCGGCTCGACCAGATCAAGGAGGCGCGCGACCGGCGCGGCCGCCGCATCGCGGACGACGAGGAGCTGCAGCGCTGGGTGCGCGAGAACCGCGCCGGGCTGAAGGACATCCTCCTGCAGCTCGACCCCATCCAGGCGGAGGAGGCCACCGTCCGGCTGCGGCGCGCGCTCGGCCCGGCCGCGGCGGCGGAGGCGCTGCCCGCGCTGCTCGCGCGCCTGTTCGACGCCGACGACGCGAGCTTCGACGCGCGCTACCGGATCTTCTACGACCAGCTCGCCCCGCTGCTGCGCCTGTACGTCATCAACGTCGGCGACACCATCACCATCAAGGCGCCGGCGAAGAGCGGGTACTTCAACTCGGTGAACGTGAAGGTCTACGGGTTCATCCAGTTCCGGCAGATCGAGAAGTCCGGCATCGCCGGGATGATGAGCGTGATGGACCTGCAGTCGTTCCGCGATCTGTACGGCTACATGACCCGCGAGCGGGCGGCGGAGATCGAGGCCATCAAGCGCTCGGTGGGCGCCACCGACCTGGCGCGCGACGACGCCGAGGCGGCGCTGTTCGGCGGCGGCGGCGGCGCGCTGGAGGGCGAGTCGCGCGCGGCCCGCATCGACGAGGGGCGGCTGCTCGCCGACCGCCGGGCGGACCGGCCCGCCGAGGATCTCTCCACGCGCACGTACTCGCAGGAGGAGATCGACCGCGGCGTGGCGCTGAACGCGGCGCTGATCCTGCGCGACCCGGCGCGGCTGCGCGAGACCATGCGGGACGTGCAGGCGGCCTCGGACCGGGCCGGGCTGCACCTGAAGGTGATCGACTGGCAGCAGGCGTCCGGGCTGGTGGGCCAGTTCGTCACGCTGCTGCGGGTGATCCTCTACAGCGCGGTGGTGATCTTCTTCGCCATCGCGCTCGTCATCATCAACAACGCCATGGTGATGGCCACGCTCCAGCGGGTGAAGGAGATCGGCACGCTGCGCGCCATCGGCGCCCAGCGCCGGTTCGTGCTCGCGATGATGCTGGTGGAGATCGCCTCGGTGGGCCTGGCGTTCGGGCTGGCCGGCGCGGGCCTCGGCGGGCTGGGGGTGTGGGCGGTGCGCGCCGCGGGCGGCATCCCCGCCACCTCCGACCTCCTCAACTTCCTGTTCTCGGGCCCCGCGCTCATGCCTACCCTGGGCGGCGGCAGCGTGGCCGTGTCGATCCTGGTGGTGGTGGTGGTGAGCGTGCTCTCCGGCTTCTACCCGGCGCTGCTCGCCATGCGCGTCACGCCCGTCGAGGCGATGGCGACGGAGGACTGA
- a CDS encoding DUF302 domain-containing protein encodes MSQLGMKKPSSWTYEQALEKLPELLKAEGFGILTQIDVKETLKAKLGLDFRKYRILGACNPTLAHQALSAVVDLGVMLPCNVVVYEGDDGKAVVTSVDPMQTIAAARPELAPIASEVRARLARVLEQVG; translated from the coding sequence ATGTCCCAGCTCGGAATGAAGAAGCCGTCGTCCTGGACCTACGAGCAGGCGCTGGAGAAGCTGCCGGAGCTGCTCAAGGCGGAGGGCTTCGGGATCCTGACGCAGATCGACGTGAAGGAGACGCTGAAGGCCAAGCTCGGCCTGGACTTCCGCAAGTACAGGATCCTCGGCGCCTGCAACCCCACGCTCGCGCACCAGGCGCTCTCGGCCGTGGTGGACCTGGGCGTCATGCTCCCCTGCAACGTGGTGGTGTACGAGGGCGACGACGGCAAGGCGGTGGTGACCTCCGTCGACCCCATGCAGACCATCGCCGCCGCGCGGCCGGAGCTGGCGCCGATCGCGAGCGAGGTGCGCGCGCGGCTGGCGCGCGTGCTGGAGCAGGTCGGGTAA
- a CDS encoding HNH endonuclease: MDNATEFTKRLVELLRSERHAMAEFLVALAEFDRRALWRERGHTSLFSFLRRELGLSAGAAQYRKTAAELIQRYPAVDGALREGKLCLSSVCELAKVVTTENFAEILPRFYGLSSRDAAEVAASIRPVENPPRREVVVPVRSVSVPSAVTVPAAEPILFRAPELNVPSRVETSHSEVARTEPESARSEPVDLRAATPVPKPSSIDWLDGDQARMHLTVSKAFLKKLEAARDALSHSMPGATRENVLEAALDLLLVERDRRKGLTARPQKTPRPSTRPDHIPAHVRREVWARDCGRCTFVLASGEPCGSTHRLELDHIVPRARGGGSTADNLRIRCRGHNLEEARRVFGNALVDAYAGAGGGGGAPLLGAAAAHRLTRSATPASSTGALPSRGSGEAPRNAAAPAGTS, from the coding sequence ATGGACAACGCAACCGAGTTCACGAAGCGTCTCGTCGAGCTGCTGCGGTCGGAGCGGCACGCCATGGCGGAGTTCCTGGTCGCGCTGGCGGAGTTCGACCGGCGGGCCCTATGGCGGGAGCGGGGGCACACCTCGCTCTTTTCGTTCCTCCGGCGCGAGCTGGGGCTGTCCGCCGGCGCGGCGCAGTACCGGAAGACGGCGGCGGAGCTCATCCAGCGGTACCCGGCGGTGGACGGCGCGCTCCGGGAGGGCAAGCTGTGCCTGTCCTCGGTCTGCGAGCTGGCGAAGGTGGTGACCACCGAGAATTTCGCGGAGATCCTGCCGCGGTTCTACGGGCTGTCGAGCCGGGATGCGGCGGAGGTGGCTGCGTCGATCCGGCCGGTGGAGAATCCGCCGCGGCGCGAGGTCGTCGTGCCGGTCCGGTCGGTCTCTGTGCCGTCGGCGGTGACGGTGCCTGCTGCGGAGCCGATTCTATTTCGGGCGCCCGAACTGAATGTACCCAGCAGGGTCGAGACCTCTCACTCAGAGGTCGCTCGCACTGAGCCTGAGTCCGCTCGCAGCGAGCCTGTCGACCTGCGGGCGGCGACGCCTGTCCCGAAGCCCAGCTCCATCGACTGGCTCGACGGCGATCAGGCGCGGATGCACCTCACCGTGTCCAAGGCCTTCCTGAAGAAGCTCGAGGCGGCTCGGGATGCGCTCTCGCACTCCATGCCCGGTGCCACCCGCGAGAACGTCCTCGAGGCGGCGCTCGACCTGCTCCTCGTCGAACGCGACCGGCGCAAGGGGCTCACGGCTCGGCCGCAGAAGACGCCTCGTCCCTCCACGCGGCCGGACCACATCCCGGCCCACGTGCGCCGCGAGGTCTGGGCCCGCGACTGCGGGCGGTGCACCTTCGTCCTCGCCTCGGGCGAGCCGTGCGGGTCCACGCACCGGCTCGAGCTCGATCACATCGTCCCGCGAGCACGCGGCGGGGGCTCGACGGCGGACAACCTCCGCATCCGTTGCCGGGGGCACAACCTCGAGGAGGCGCGGCGGGTGTTCGGGAACGCGCTCGTGGACGCGTATGCGGGCGCGGGCGGCGGCGGCGGGGCGCCGCTACTCGGAGCCGCGGCGGCTCACAGGCTCACGCGCAGCGCCACGCCGGCGTCCAGCACGGGCGCCTTGCCGAGCCGCGGATCGGGCGAGGCGCCGAGGAACGCGGCGGCGCCGGCGGGGACCTCGTAG